A window of Vigna radiata var. radiata cultivar VC1973A unplaced genomic scaffold, Vradiata_ver6 scaffold_187, whole genome shotgun sequence contains these coding sequences:
- the LOC106778797 gene encoding uncharacterized protein LOC106778797: MGELTYFLGLQVKQTNDGIFIHLSKYCNDLLKRFKMLDYKDAATLMATNCYLDLDEAGKSVDQRMYRGMIGSLLYLTSSRPDIMHSVCLHARFQSAPKESLTTAVKIFLKYLKGTKGLGLRYPNGTNLFLNGYSDSDFGGCKLDRKSTSGTCHLLGSSLISWNSKKQAXVALSTTEAEYIAAGSCCAQSLWIKSQLEDYGIKLENIPLKCDSTSAINLTKNPILH, from the coding sequence atgggagaGCTGACATACTTCCTTGGTCTACAAGTGAAACAAACCAATGATGGCATATTCATTCATCTGTCAAAATACTGCAATGATCTGTTAAAAAGATTCAAGATGCTGGATTACAAAGATGCTGCTACTCTAATGGCAACTAACTGCTACTTGGATCTGGATGAGGCTGGAAAAAGTGTTGATCAAAGAATGTATCGAGGTATGATTGGATCGCTACTTTATCTTACTTCCAGTAGGCCTGACATAATGCATAGTGTTTGTCTCCATGCTAGATTTCAATCTGCTCCTAAAGAATCACTTACTACAgctgttaaaatttttttaaagtaccTCAAAGGTACTAAAGGCCTTGGACTGCGGTATCCAAATGGtacaaacctttttctaaatggttacagtgattctgattttggaggtTGCAAATTAGACAGAAAAAGCACCAGTGGCACATGTCACTTACTTGGATCTTCATTGATCTCTTggaattcaaagaaacaagcaNGTGTGGCTTTATCTACCACAGAAGCTGAGTACATAGCAGCTGGAAGCTGTTGTGCACAGTCCctttggataaagagtcaaTTAGAGGACTATGGCATTAAGTTAGAAAACATTCCATTGAAATGTGATAGTACTAGTGCTATAAACTTAACTAAGAATCCAATTTTGCACTAG